In Rutidosis leptorrhynchoides isolate AG116_Rl617_1_P2 chromosome 2, CSIRO_AGI_Rlap_v1, whole genome shotgun sequence, one genomic interval encodes:
- the LOC139892629 gene encoding sister chromatid cohesion protein PDS5 homolog D-like isoform X3 has product MDCEYQVNTVEQQLKEAGQRLSVLPSSTKQLLVLLDVCNFVGFKKIEQLLTCVGQSPSISMQGALVPSMGALIGHELIKHPDINVRVSVASCLSEIARITAPEQPYKDEIMKEIFQLNVMAFGELSNMSGHTYHKAIHILESVAKLRSFLLMLDLQCDALVLAMFEQFLSKTRSNHPHRVYSDMETIMTLMIKESDEISFELLSLLISHVRKENQNVSPVTWNLTEKVLMNCIDIIKPYSETIMKLINSDPDSYADVATLLCHNANGNEHVETKSTKWALSSLENGGSTKKQKYNDRDRLKGKELETPKRGRPKNKINNSYQDNSPNNNLVHSHEDARRSRLRDKSKGTKSSTGQQEKHSTITDDEISSDYDGIELMQQMIIIDKQNNRRNSSSKKRIANASGSKETPKKWKEDLVGCSIEVWWPLDKMYYKGVVSSYNRLTDRYKVLYADGDEEILDLHHEKWRILDETSPGQKHEQYTYVQSSSTTSAKPLKQKGKRKLGSSLMKEAIKRHYLGTCVWFMGMKIKVCGSFQFIILLIIKVRSRI; this is encoded by the exons ATGGACTGTGAATATCAAGTAAATACGGTGGAACAACAGCTTAAAGAAGCTGGTCAACGGCTTTCAGTTCTTCCTTCTTCCACCAAACAACTTTTAGTCCTTCTCGAT GTTTGCAATTTTGTTGGTTTCAAGAAAATCGAGCAACTCTTGACTTGTGTGGGTCAATCGCCATCCATATCAATGCAAGGGGCACTTGTGCCTTCAATGGGGGCCCTTATCGGTCACGAATTAATAAAACATCCAGATATCAACGTTAGAGTATCAGTGGCATCATGTCTTTCTGAAATAGCAAGAATAACAGCACCAGAACAACCTTATAAAGATGAAATTATGAAG GAAATCTTCCAGCTAAATGTGATGGCTTTTGGCGAATTGTCAAATATGAGCGGCCATACTTATCATAAAGCCATTCACATTCTCGAGTCTGTTGCTAAACTTAGATCCTTCTTATTGATGCTGGACCTACAGTGTGATGCTTTGGTCCTTGCTATGTTCGAACAGTTTTTAAGTAAAACTAG ATCAAATCATCCTCACAGAGTATACTCGGATATGGAAACTATCATGACTCTAATGATTAAAGAAAGTGACGAGATATCATTCGAGCTTCTATCTCTTCTCATTTCGCATGTCAGAAAAGAAAATCAG AATGTTTCGCCTGTTACATGGAATTTGACAGAGAAGGTCCTGATGAATTGTATTGACATAATTAAACCCTATTCGGAAACAATAATGAAACTCATAAATTCCGATCCTGACAGTTATGCTGACGTGGCCACACTCTTATGTCACAATGCTAATGGAAATGAGCACGTG GAAACCAAATCAACAAAGTGGGCCCTTAGTAGTTTGGAGAATGGGGGGTCCACAAAGAAGCAAAAGTATAACGACAGAGATCGGTTAAAGGGAAAAGAACTAGAAACTCCCAAAAGGGGTCGACCAAAGAACAAGATAAACAATTCGTATCAAGATAATAGTCCTAATAATAATTTAGTTCATTCACATGAAGATGCAAGGAGAAGTAGATTGCGTGACAAATCTAAAGGTACGAAAAGTTCTACAGGGCAACAGGAAAAGCACTCGACAATAACAGACGATGAGATCTCATCCGATTACGATGGAATAGAACTGATGCAACAAATGATAATAATTGATAAAcaaaataatagaagaaattcTTCTTCAAAGAAACGTATTGCTAATGCTTCTGGTAGCAAG GAAACTCCGAAGAAATGGAAGGAAGATTTGGTGGGATGTAGTATAGAAGTTTGGTGGCCATTGGATAAAAT GTATTATAAAGGTGTTGTTTCGTCTTATAACCGGTTAACTGACAGATACAAG GTTTTATATGCTGATGGTGATGAAGAGATACTGGATTTACATCATGAAAAGTGGAGGATCCTTGATGAGACGTCACCTGGTCAA AAACACGAACAATATACTTATGTACAGAGTTCCTCGACTACATCTGCCAA GCCGTTAAAGCAGAAGGGGAAAAGAAAGCTAGGATCCTCGCTAATGAAAGAAGCTATAAAAAG ACATTATCTAGGCACGTGTGTTTGGTTTATGGGAATGAAAATAAAGGTATGTGGCTCATTCCAATTTATAATTTTGCTTATCATTAAAGTGCGGTCGAGAATTTGA
- the LOC139889424 gene encoding uncharacterized protein: MGDFNITRYLNEHSAGCSILTEEMKEFNSCLNDIEIEDINSSGFHFTWTKSLKNPKCGTLKKLDRIMINAEVMTAIPQAHGIFLPYVISDHSPAILNIPNFIVSKPKSFRFMNYLSEKEAFMHIVKEGWNRQYVGCAMYCLIMKLKGLKKDLRMLNWADGNTFNKVKSLKMQLKDVQAKIDADPHSVTTRELASKILQEYEEAKHDEFLILQQKTKIKWLSEGDKNTEYFHKVLKSRKQKARVESICNEDNTRFYGDEVADQFVSHFKNFLGKVDSVTPIEDMGNIFSVTLDSNEANAMVVEISNSEIKDAIFDIDSEKAAGPYGYTSNFFKKKHGILLVMMSARL, encoded by the coding sequence ATGGGGGACTTCAATATCACTAGGTATCTGAATGAGCACTCTGCTGGTTGCTCTATTTTGACTGAAGAAATGAAAGAGTTCAATTCATGCCTTAATGATATTGAGATTGAAGACATCAATAGCTCTGGCTTTCACTTTACCTGGACCAAATCCCTGAAGAATCCAAAATGTGGCACCCTGAAAAAATTAGACAGAATTATGATTAATGCTGAGGTCATGACTGCTATTCCACAAGCTCATGGTATTTTTCTTCCCTATGTCATATCAGATCATAGTCCAGCCATTTTGAATATTCCAAACTTTATAGTTAGTAAGCCTAAATCATTTAGGTTTATGAACTATTTATCTGAAAAAGAAGCCTTTATGCATATTGTTAAAGAAGGATGGAATAGGCAGTATGTTGGGTGTGCTATGTATTGTTTGATTATGAAGCTTAAAGGGTTGAAAAAAGATCTCAGGATGCTTAACTGGGCAGATGGTAATACATTTAATAAAGTCAAAAGCCTCAAAATGCAATTAAAGGATGTTCAAGCTAAGATAGATGCTGATCCTCATAGTGTCACAACTAGAGAATTAGCTTCTAAGATTCTTCAAGAGTATGAAGAAGCAAAGCATGATGAGTTTTTAATCCTGCAGCAAAAGACAAAAATTAAGTGGTTAAGTGAAGGTGATAAAAATACAGAGTACTTTCATAAAGTATTAAAGAGCAGAAAGCAAAAGGCTAGAGTTGAAAGTATTTGTAATGAAGATAATACAAGGTTTTATGGTGATGAAGTGGCAGATCAGTTTGTTTCCCATTTTAAGAATTTCTTAGGAAAAGTAGACTCAGTCACTCCTATTGAAGATATGGGTAACATTTTTTCTGTTACCCTTGACTCCAATGAAGCTAATGCTATGGTTGTGGAGATTTCAAATTCAGAAATCAAAGATGCTATCTTTGATATTGATAGTGAAAAGGCTGCAGGTCCATATGGCTACACCTCAAATTTCTTTAAAAAAAAGCATGGGATATTGTTGGTGATGATGTCTGCAAGGCTATAA
- the LOC139892629 gene encoding sister chromatid cohesion protein PDS5 homolog D-like isoform X2, which produces MDCEYQVNTVEQQLKEAGQRLSVLPSSTKQLLVLLDKIEQLLTCVGQSPSISMQGALVPSMGALIGHELIKHPDINVRVSVASCLSEIARITAPEQPYKDEIMKEIFQLNVMAFGELSNMSGHTYHKAIHILESVAKLRSFLLMLDLQCDALVLAMFEQFLSKTRSNHPHRVYSDMETIMTLMIKESDEISFELLSLLISHVRKENQNVSPVTWNLTEKVLMNCIDIIKPYSETIMKLINSDPDSYADVATLLCHNANGNEHVETKSTKWALSSLENGGSTKKQKYNDRDRLKGKELETPKRGRPKNKINNSYQDNSPNNNLVHSHEDARRSRLRDKSKGTKSSTGQQEKHSTITDDEISSDYDGIELMQQMIIIDKQNNRRNSSSKKRIANASGSKETPKKWKEDLVGCSIEVWWPLDKMYYKGVVSSYNRLTDRYKVLYADGDEEILDLHHEKWRILDETSPGQKHEQYTYVQSSSTTSAKPLKQKGKRKLGSSLMKEAIKSEVPADSSKTEPTKEYEMEDAYTPNTSVSFSVDNLKDDTVPVQTPGIEPTENSIEKIEKDVDHLKNDPVQTPDISHELKLAEKPIDKVVQDGEPNPIVDLNNISVSCDVNNLNDDPVPKAADMYREPNSSEKPTDIEPNTSAEVESANVTCNVDCVKDESVQTSDISRDLKLTEETNN; this is translated from the exons ATGGACTGTGAATATCAAGTAAATACGGTGGAACAACAGCTTAAAGAAGCTGGTCAACGGCTTTCAGTTCTTCCTTCTTCCACCAAACAACTTTTAGTCCTTCTCGAT AAAATCGAGCAACTCTTGACTTGTGTGGGTCAATCGCCATCCATATCAATGCAAGGGGCACTTGTGCCTTCAATGGGGGCCCTTATCGGTCACGAATTAATAAAACATCCAGATATCAACGTTAGAGTATCAGTGGCATCATGTCTTTCTGAAATAGCAAGAATAACAGCACCAGAACAACCTTATAAAGATGAAATTATGAAG GAAATCTTCCAGCTAAATGTGATGGCTTTTGGCGAATTGTCAAATATGAGCGGCCATACTTATCATAAAGCCATTCACATTCTCGAGTCTGTTGCTAAACTTAGATCCTTCTTATTGATGCTGGACCTACAGTGTGATGCTTTGGTCCTTGCTATGTTCGAACAGTTTTTAAGTAAAACTAG ATCAAATCATCCTCACAGAGTATACTCGGATATGGAAACTATCATGACTCTAATGATTAAAGAAAGTGACGAGATATCATTCGAGCTTCTATCTCTTCTCATTTCGCATGTCAGAAAAGAAAATCAG AATGTTTCGCCTGTTACATGGAATTTGACAGAGAAGGTCCTGATGAATTGTATTGACATAATTAAACCCTATTCGGAAACAATAATGAAACTCATAAATTCCGATCCTGACAGTTATGCTGACGTGGCCACACTCTTATGTCACAATGCTAATGGAAATGAGCACGTG GAAACCAAATCAACAAAGTGGGCCCTTAGTAGTTTGGAGAATGGGGGGTCCACAAAGAAGCAAAAGTATAACGACAGAGATCGGTTAAAGGGAAAAGAACTAGAAACTCCCAAAAGGGGTCGACCAAAGAACAAGATAAACAATTCGTATCAAGATAATAGTCCTAATAATAATTTAGTTCATTCACATGAAGATGCAAGGAGAAGTAGATTGCGTGACAAATCTAAAGGTACGAAAAGTTCTACAGGGCAACAGGAAAAGCACTCGACAATAACAGACGATGAGATCTCATCCGATTACGATGGAATAGAACTGATGCAACAAATGATAATAATTGATAAAcaaaataatagaagaaattcTTCTTCAAAGAAACGTATTGCTAATGCTTCTGGTAGCAAG GAAACTCCGAAGAAATGGAAGGAAGATTTGGTGGGATGTAGTATAGAAGTTTGGTGGCCATTGGATAAAAT GTATTATAAAGGTGTTGTTTCGTCTTATAACCGGTTAACTGACAGATACAAG GTTTTATATGCTGATGGTGATGAAGAGATACTGGATTTACATCATGAAAAGTGGAGGATCCTTGATGAGACGTCACCTGGTCAA AAACACGAACAATATACTTATGTACAGAGTTCCTCGACTACATCTGCCAA GCCGTTAAAGCAGAAGGGGAAAAGAAAGCTAGGATCCTCGCTAATGAAAGAAGCTATAAAAAG CGAGGTACCTGCTGACTCATCCAAAACTGAACCCACAAAAGAATATGAAATGGAAGATGCATATACACCAAACACGAGCGTTTCTTTTAGTGTTGATAATCTGAAGGATGACACTGTTCCTGTTCAGACACCTGGCATTGAACCAACTGAAAATTCTATTGAGAAGATAGAGAAAGATGTTGATCATCTGAAGAACGACCCAGTTCAGACGCCCGATATTTCTCATGAACTCAAATTAGCTGAAAAGCCGATTGACAAGGTGGTACAAGATGGCGAACCAAACCCAATTGTAGATTTGAATAATATCAGCGTTTCTTGCGATGTTAATAATCTGAACGACGACCCAGTTCCGAAAGCTGCTGACATGTATCGTGAACCTAACTCATCCGAAAAACCGACTGACATTGAGCCAAACACGAGTGCAGAGGTAGAAAGCGCAAACGTTACTTGTAATGTTGATTGTGTGAAGGATGAATCGGTTCAGACGTCAGACATTTCTCGTGATCTTAAATTAACTGAAGAGACAAACAACTAG
- the LOC139892629 gene encoding sister chromatid cohesion protein PDS5 homolog D-like isoform X1, whose amino-acid sequence MDCEYQVNTVEQQLKEAGQRLSVLPSSTKQLLVLLDVCNFVGFKKIEQLLTCVGQSPSISMQGALVPSMGALIGHELIKHPDINVRVSVASCLSEIARITAPEQPYKDEIMKEIFQLNVMAFGELSNMSGHTYHKAIHILESVAKLRSFLLMLDLQCDALVLAMFEQFLSKTRSNHPHRVYSDMETIMTLMIKESDEISFELLSLLISHVRKENQNVSPVTWNLTEKVLMNCIDIIKPYSETIMKLINSDPDSYADVATLLCHNANGNEHVETKSTKWALSSLENGGSTKKQKYNDRDRLKGKELETPKRGRPKNKINNSYQDNSPNNNLVHSHEDARRSRLRDKSKGTKSSTGQQEKHSTITDDEISSDYDGIELMQQMIIIDKQNNRRNSSSKKRIANASGSKETPKKWKEDLVGCSIEVWWPLDKMYYKGVVSSYNRLTDRYKVLYADGDEEILDLHHEKWRILDETSPGQKHEQYTYVQSSSTTSAKPLKQKGKRKLGSSLMKEAIKSEVPADSSKTEPTKEYEMEDAYTPNTSVSFSVDNLKDDTVPVQTPGIEPTENSIEKIEKDVDHLKNDPVQTPDISHELKLAEKPIDKVVQDGEPNPIVDLNNISVSCDVNNLNDDPVPKAADMYREPNSSEKPTDIEPNTSAEVESANVTCNVDCVKDESVQTSDISRDLKLTEETNN is encoded by the exons ATGGACTGTGAATATCAAGTAAATACGGTGGAACAACAGCTTAAAGAAGCTGGTCAACGGCTTTCAGTTCTTCCTTCTTCCACCAAACAACTTTTAGTCCTTCTCGAT GTTTGCAATTTTGTTGGTTTCAAGAAAATCGAGCAACTCTTGACTTGTGTGGGTCAATCGCCATCCATATCAATGCAAGGGGCACTTGTGCCTTCAATGGGGGCCCTTATCGGTCACGAATTAATAAAACATCCAGATATCAACGTTAGAGTATCAGTGGCATCATGTCTTTCTGAAATAGCAAGAATAACAGCACCAGAACAACCTTATAAAGATGAAATTATGAAG GAAATCTTCCAGCTAAATGTGATGGCTTTTGGCGAATTGTCAAATATGAGCGGCCATACTTATCATAAAGCCATTCACATTCTCGAGTCTGTTGCTAAACTTAGATCCTTCTTATTGATGCTGGACCTACAGTGTGATGCTTTGGTCCTTGCTATGTTCGAACAGTTTTTAAGTAAAACTAG ATCAAATCATCCTCACAGAGTATACTCGGATATGGAAACTATCATGACTCTAATGATTAAAGAAAGTGACGAGATATCATTCGAGCTTCTATCTCTTCTCATTTCGCATGTCAGAAAAGAAAATCAG AATGTTTCGCCTGTTACATGGAATTTGACAGAGAAGGTCCTGATGAATTGTATTGACATAATTAAACCCTATTCGGAAACAATAATGAAACTCATAAATTCCGATCCTGACAGTTATGCTGACGTGGCCACACTCTTATGTCACAATGCTAATGGAAATGAGCACGTG GAAACCAAATCAACAAAGTGGGCCCTTAGTAGTTTGGAGAATGGGGGGTCCACAAAGAAGCAAAAGTATAACGACAGAGATCGGTTAAAGGGAAAAGAACTAGAAACTCCCAAAAGGGGTCGACCAAAGAACAAGATAAACAATTCGTATCAAGATAATAGTCCTAATAATAATTTAGTTCATTCACATGAAGATGCAAGGAGAAGTAGATTGCGTGACAAATCTAAAGGTACGAAAAGTTCTACAGGGCAACAGGAAAAGCACTCGACAATAACAGACGATGAGATCTCATCCGATTACGATGGAATAGAACTGATGCAACAAATGATAATAATTGATAAAcaaaataatagaagaaattcTTCTTCAAAGAAACGTATTGCTAATGCTTCTGGTAGCAAG GAAACTCCGAAGAAATGGAAGGAAGATTTGGTGGGATGTAGTATAGAAGTTTGGTGGCCATTGGATAAAAT GTATTATAAAGGTGTTGTTTCGTCTTATAACCGGTTAACTGACAGATACAAG GTTTTATATGCTGATGGTGATGAAGAGATACTGGATTTACATCATGAAAAGTGGAGGATCCTTGATGAGACGTCACCTGGTCAA AAACACGAACAATATACTTATGTACAGAGTTCCTCGACTACATCTGCCAA GCCGTTAAAGCAGAAGGGGAAAAGAAAGCTAGGATCCTCGCTAATGAAAGAAGCTATAAAAAG CGAGGTACCTGCTGACTCATCCAAAACTGAACCCACAAAAGAATATGAAATGGAAGATGCATATACACCAAACACGAGCGTTTCTTTTAGTGTTGATAATCTGAAGGATGACACTGTTCCTGTTCAGACACCTGGCATTGAACCAACTGAAAATTCTATTGAGAAGATAGAGAAAGATGTTGATCATCTGAAGAACGACCCAGTTCAGACGCCCGATATTTCTCATGAACTCAAATTAGCTGAAAAGCCGATTGACAAGGTGGTACAAGATGGCGAACCAAACCCAATTGTAGATTTGAATAATATCAGCGTTTCTTGCGATGTTAATAATCTGAACGACGACCCAGTTCCGAAAGCTGCTGACATGTATCGTGAACCTAACTCATCCGAAAAACCGACTGACATTGAGCCAAACACGAGTGCAGAGGTAGAAAGCGCAAACGTTACTTGTAATGTTGATTGTGTGAAGGATGAATCGGTTCAGACGTCAGACATTTCTCGTGATCTTAAATTAACTGAAGAGACAAACAACTAG
- the LOC139892629 gene encoding sister chromatid cohesion protein PDS5 homolog D-like isoform X4 produces MDCEYQVNTVEQQLKEAGQRLSVLPSSTKQLLVLLDVCNFVGFKKIEQLLTCVGQSPSISMQGALVPSMGALIGHELIKHPDINVRVSVASCLSEIARITAPEQPYKDEIMKEIFQLNVMAFGELSNMSGHTYHKAIHILESVAKLRSFLLMLDLQCDALVLAMFEQFLSKTRSNHPHRVYSDMETIMTLMIKESDEISFELLSLLISHVRKENQNVSPVTWNLTEKVLMNCIDIIKPYSETIMKLINSDPDSYADVATLLCHNANGNEHVETKSTKWALSSLENGGSTKKQKYNDRDRLKGKELETPKRGRPKNKINNSYQDNSPNNNLVHSHEDARRSRLRDKSKGTKSSTGQQEKHSTITDDEISSDYDGIELMQQMIIIDKQNNRRNSSSKKRIANASGSKETPKKWKEDLVGCSIEVWWPLDKMYYKGVVSSYNRLTDRYKVLYADGDEEILDLHHEKWRILDETSPGQKHEQYTYVQSSSTTSAKPLKQKGKRKLGSSLMKEAIKRHYLGTCVWFMGMKIKACS; encoded by the exons ATGGACTGTGAATATCAAGTAAATACGGTGGAACAACAGCTTAAAGAAGCTGGTCAACGGCTTTCAGTTCTTCCTTCTTCCACCAAACAACTTTTAGTCCTTCTCGAT GTTTGCAATTTTGTTGGTTTCAAGAAAATCGAGCAACTCTTGACTTGTGTGGGTCAATCGCCATCCATATCAATGCAAGGGGCACTTGTGCCTTCAATGGGGGCCCTTATCGGTCACGAATTAATAAAACATCCAGATATCAACGTTAGAGTATCAGTGGCATCATGTCTTTCTGAAATAGCAAGAATAACAGCACCAGAACAACCTTATAAAGATGAAATTATGAAG GAAATCTTCCAGCTAAATGTGATGGCTTTTGGCGAATTGTCAAATATGAGCGGCCATACTTATCATAAAGCCATTCACATTCTCGAGTCTGTTGCTAAACTTAGATCCTTCTTATTGATGCTGGACCTACAGTGTGATGCTTTGGTCCTTGCTATGTTCGAACAGTTTTTAAGTAAAACTAG ATCAAATCATCCTCACAGAGTATACTCGGATATGGAAACTATCATGACTCTAATGATTAAAGAAAGTGACGAGATATCATTCGAGCTTCTATCTCTTCTCATTTCGCATGTCAGAAAAGAAAATCAG AATGTTTCGCCTGTTACATGGAATTTGACAGAGAAGGTCCTGATGAATTGTATTGACATAATTAAACCCTATTCGGAAACAATAATGAAACTCATAAATTCCGATCCTGACAGTTATGCTGACGTGGCCACACTCTTATGTCACAATGCTAATGGAAATGAGCACGTG GAAACCAAATCAACAAAGTGGGCCCTTAGTAGTTTGGAGAATGGGGGGTCCACAAAGAAGCAAAAGTATAACGACAGAGATCGGTTAAAGGGAAAAGAACTAGAAACTCCCAAAAGGGGTCGACCAAAGAACAAGATAAACAATTCGTATCAAGATAATAGTCCTAATAATAATTTAGTTCATTCACATGAAGATGCAAGGAGAAGTAGATTGCGTGACAAATCTAAAGGTACGAAAAGTTCTACAGGGCAACAGGAAAAGCACTCGACAATAACAGACGATGAGATCTCATCCGATTACGATGGAATAGAACTGATGCAACAAATGATAATAATTGATAAAcaaaataatagaagaaattcTTCTTCAAAGAAACGTATTGCTAATGCTTCTGGTAGCAAG GAAACTCCGAAGAAATGGAAGGAAGATTTGGTGGGATGTAGTATAGAAGTTTGGTGGCCATTGGATAAAAT GTATTATAAAGGTGTTGTTTCGTCTTATAACCGGTTAACTGACAGATACAAG GTTTTATATGCTGATGGTGATGAAGAGATACTGGATTTACATCATGAAAAGTGGAGGATCCTTGATGAGACGTCACCTGGTCAA AAACACGAACAATATACTTATGTACAGAGTTCCTCGACTACATCTGCCAA GCCGTTAAAGCAGAAGGGGAAAAGAAAGCTAGGATCCTCGCTAATGAAAGAAGCTATAAAAAG ACATTATCTAGGCACGTGTGTTTGGTTTATGGGAATGAAAATAAAG GCTTGTAGTTGA